From one Populus alba chromosome 17, ASM523922v2, whole genome shotgun sequence genomic stretch:
- the LOC118037090 gene encoding zinc finger BED domain-containing protein RICESLEEPER 2 isoform X2 has product MNQAAVIAEIADILEETCHAHNLPIALTWVSSNSLKNNKRTLNIVNSACYVNDLGMQGFLNACIGHHLEEGQGVAGKALKSTHHCSVSNVCLLDVADYPFVDDARSSGLRAALAIKLMIKQGFYRSNVDFVVEFFLPANLEALEEKTLMDGISATLRKCCENSKNVRAPGYSVQPVHLSGSLNLNQMSLERNHEDSSEASFSDWNNFKPVAVSGSSLRHCEQEVGEQNAAVEPVQDVDNQLAALNGSQPTNDNAKRRRISKVWTAFDKVRENGSVWAICRVCKKRYPGESKKGTSNLHKHMRKCFRDRVRDTGQQPSPFVDRSNLMSSMIGSNCMFNQERSRMDIARMVIKHGYPLNIVEHEFFEIFVSNLQPMFEFYSQDTVEVDVLAVYKEEKEKLSKSLDNLSRLFSLTIDLQSYEDKKVTYCCLTLHFIDDGWEQKKKILAFKKLAYNCYTGNLYEVIRIVLREWNIDKNVQFISTKLIPPNEQVVGELKSKLSDEVLPHSGDLFYTSSHAQVLSLLVQDGFGEIRRVLYKIRQSIEYFNATPIQRQNFCEVIKRLKVQDSTMISQDVPTRWETTVLMLERALELRDVFTHQGQVDDDYTVKLSTQEWEMATVMCECLKVFHKSICNFSTSLDVYFENICQIYKNLHKWEKSEHMFIKSMANRMKVKFDEYWSENSLTFGILAVLDPRYKYDLVEYGYEQIYNSDAELHLWRFRHDLKRVYSKYASGSNSLESSAPTTADMSCSSYNLNSGDKLCGFKQWQKHKYDSNMGDSQKSELDQYLEEPSVNLAMDSDILGWWRANALKFPTLGKMARDFLAVPISAILSKSNFIDEIMKTNPAISGLNPEIVEALVCGQDWLESPKRR; this is encoded by the exons ATGAATCAGGCAGCTGTTATAGCTGAAATTGCAGACATCCTTGAAGAAACATGTCATGCACATAATTTACCTATAGCTCTAACATGGGTTTCTTCCAATTcccttaaaaataacaaaagaacctTAAACATTGTGAATAGTGCTTGTTATGTGAATGATTTAGGGATGCAAGGGTTTCTAAATGCGTGTATAGGGCATCATCTCGAAGAAGGTCAAGGTGTTGCTGGAAAAGCACTTAAATCGACGCATCATTGCTCTGTCTCAAATGTTTGTTTGCTTGACGTAGCTGATTATCCGTTTGTGGATGATGCTAGGAGTTCCGGGCTTCGTGCTGCTTTAGCTATAAAGTTAATGATAAAGCAGGGGTTTTATAGAAGTAATGTTGATTTTGTGGTGGAGTTTTTTCTACCTGCGAATCTGGAAGCTTTGGAAGAGAAGACATTGATGGATGGGATTTCAGCTACTTTGAGGAAATGTTGTGAGAATTCCAAGAATGTTAGAGCACCTGGGTATAGTGTCCAGCCAGTGCATTTGTCTGGCAGTTTGAATTTGAATCAAATGAGTCTGGAGAGGAATCATGAGGATTCAAGTGAAGCTTCGTTTTCCGATTGGAATAACTTTAAGCCTGTTGCTGTTTCTGGGAGCTCTTTGCGGCATTGTGAGCAG GAAGTTGGAGAACAAAATGCTGCAGTTGAACCTGTGCAAGATGTTGACAATCAGTTGGCAGCGTTGAATGGTTCCCAACCAACCAATGACAATGCTAAACGAAGAAGGATATCTAAAGTTTGGACAGCCTTCGATAAAGTTCGAGAAAATGGTTCAGTATGGGCTATATGTAGAGTTTGTAAAAAGAGGTATCCTGGAGAAAGTAAAAAGGGGACTTCAAATCTGCATAAACATATGAGAAAATGTTTCAGAGATAGGGTGAGAGACACAGGACAGCAGCCTTCACCATTTGTTGATAGAAGTAATTTAATGTCTAGTATGATTGGCAGCAATTGCATGTTTAACCAAGAAAGGAGTCGTATGGACATTGCAAGAATGGTTATTAAGCACGGATATCCTTTGAATATAGTTGAACATgagttttttgagatttttgtcAGCAATTTGCAGCCAATGTTTGAATTCTATTCACAAGACACTGTTGAGGTTGATGTTCTTGCTGTTtacaaagaagagaaagaaaaacttagCAAATCTTTGGATAATCTATCTCGCCTCTTTAGTTTGACTATTGATTTGCAGTCATATGAGGACAAAAAGGTGACGTACTGTTGCTTGACCCTTCATTTTATTGATGATGGATGggagcagaagaagaagattctTGCTTTCAAGAAACTAGCTTACAATTGTTACACAGGGAATCTGTATGAAGTTATTAGAATTGTGCTTCGAGAGTGGAACATTGATAAGAATGTGCAATTCATCTCCACAAAACTTATTCCTCCAAATGAACAGGTGGTTGGAGAACTAAAAAGTAAGCTTTCTGATGAAGTCTTGCCTCACAGTGGAGATTTGTTCTATACATCTTCCCATGCACAAGTTCTTAGCCTCCTTGTTCAAGATGGATTTGGTGAGATAAGGAGAGTTCTTTATAAGATAAGGCAATCTATTGAATACTTCAATGCAACACCCATTCAGAGACAGAACTTCTGTGAAGTAATTAAGCGATTGAAAGTACAAGATAGTACTATGATTTCTCAAGATGTTCCTACAAGATGGGAAACCACTGTTCTCATGCTTGAACGTGCACTAGAATTACGGGATGTCTTTACTCACCAAGGGCAGGTTGATGACGACTATACAGTGAAACTGTCCACACAGGAATGGGAAATGGCAACTGTCATGTGTGAGTGCTTGAAAGTGTTCCACAAGTCCATATGCAATTTTTCAACAAGCTTAGATGTATATTTTGAGAATATTTGTCAAATCTATAAGAATTTGCACAAATGGGAAAAGAGCGAACATATGTTTATCAAGTCGATGGCAAATAGAATGAAGGTGAAATTTGATGAGTACTGGAGTGAAAATAGTTTGACTTTTGGAATATTAGCAGTTCTTGACCCTCGCTATAAATATGATTTGGTGGAGTATGGGTACGAGCAAATCTACAACAGTGACGCTGAGTTACACTTGTGGAGATTTCGTCATGACCTTAAACGTGTGTACAGTAAATATGCAAGTGGCTCCAACTCTCTGGAGTCATCTGCTCCGACCACTGCTGATATGAGTTGTTCTTCATATAATCTTAACTCTGGTGATAAGTTATGTGGATTTAAACAGTGGCAAAAACATAAATACGATTCCAATATGGGAGACTCCCAAAAGTCTGAACTCGACCAATATTTAGAGGAACCCTCGGTTAATTTGGCTATGGATTCTGACATATTAGGTTGGTGGCGTGCCAATGCTCTAAAATTTCCAACACTAGGGAAAATGGCTCGTGATTTCTTAGCAGTTCCAATATCAGCTATTTTATCGAAGTCAAACTTTAttgatgaaatcatgaaaacGAATCCAGCCATCAGTGGCCTGAACCCTGAGATTGTGGAGGCTTTAGTATGTGGACAGGACTGGCTGGAAAGCCCTAAGAGGAGGTAA
- the LOC118037090 gene encoding zinc finger BED domain-containing protein RICESLEEPER 2 isoform X1 — MNQAAVIAEIADILEETCHAHNLPIALTWVSSNSLKNNKRTLNIVNSACYVNDLGMQGFLNACIGHHLEEGQGVAGKALKSTHHCSVSNVCLLDVADYPFVDDARSSGLRAALAIKLMIKQGFYRSNVDFVVEFFLPANLEALEEKTLMDGISATLRKCCENSKNVRAPGYSVQPVHLSGSLNLNQMSLERNHEDSSEASFSDWNNFKPVAVSGSSLRHCEQEVGEQNAAVEPVQDVDNQLAALNGSQPTNDNAKRRRISKVWTAFDKVRENGSVWAICRVCKKRYPGESKKGTSNLHKHMRKCFRDRVRDTGQQPSPFVDRSNLMSSMIGSNCMFNQERSRMDIARMVIKHGYPLNIVEHEFFEIFVSNLQPMFEFYSQDTVEVDVLAVYKEEKEKLSKSLDNLSRLFSLTIDLQSYEDKKVTYCCLTLHFIDDGWEQKKKILAFKKLAYNCYTGNLYEVIRIVLREWNIDKNVQFISTKLIPPNEQVVGELKSKLSDEVLPHSGDLFYTSSHAQVLSLLVQDGFGEIRRVLYKIRQSIEYFNATPIQRQNFCEVIKRLKVQDSTMISQDVPTRWETTVLMLERALELRDVFTHQGQVDDDYTVKLSTQEWEMATVMCECLKVFHKSICNFSTSLDVYFENICQIYKNLHKWEKSEHMFIKSMANRMKVKFDEYWSENSLTFGILAVLDPRYKYDLVEYGYEQIYNSDAELHLWRFRHDLKRVYSKYASGSNSLESSAPTTADMSCSSYNLNSGDKLCGFKQWQKHKYDSNMGDSQKSELDQYLEEPSVNLAMDSDILGWWRANALKFPTLGKMARDFLAVPISAILSKSNFIDEIMKTNPAISGLNPEIVEALVCGQDWLESPKRRLTRSEDGVLEMEWNQTPLHHHHPNPLPHPHSSDHNQAAPINSEEHQSSRVLT, encoded by the exons ATGAATCAGGCAGCTGTTATAGCTGAAATTGCAGACATCCTTGAAGAAACATGTCATGCACATAATTTACCTATAGCTCTAACATGGGTTTCTTCCAATTcccttaaaaataacaaaagaacctTAAACATTGTGAATAGTGCTTGTTATGTGAATGATTTAGGGATGCAAGGGTTTCTAAATGCGTGTATAGGGCATCATCTCGAAGAAGGTCAAGGTGTTGCTGGAAAAGCACTTAAATCGACGCATCATTGCTCTGTCTCAAATGTTTGTTTGCTTGACGTAGCTGATTATCCGTTTGTGGATGATGCTAGGAGTTCCGGGCTTCGTGCTGCTTTAGCTATAAAGTTAATGATAAAGCAGGGGTTTTATAGAAGTAATGTTGATTTTGTGGTGGAGTTTTTTCTACCTGCGAATCTGGAAGCTTTGGAAGAGAAGACATTGATGGATGGGATTTCAGCTACTTTGAGGAAATGTTGTGAGAATTCCAAGAATGTTAGAGCACCTGGGTATAGTGTCCAGCCAGTGCATTTGTCTGGCAGTTTGAATTTGAATCAAATGAGTCTGGAGAGGAATCATGAGGATTCAAGTGAAGCTTCGTTTTCCGATTGGAATAACTTTAAGCCTGTTGCTGTTTCTGGGAGCTCTTTGCGGCATTGTGAGCAG GAAGTTGGAGAACAAAATGCTGCAGTTGAACCTGTGCAAGATGTTGACAATCAGTTGGCAGCGTTGAATGGTTCCCAACCAACCAATGACAATGCTAAACGAAGAAGGATATCTAAAGTTTGGACAGCCTTCGATAAAGTTCGAGAAAATGGTTCAGTATGGGCTATATGTAGAGTTTGTAAAAAGAGGTATCCTGGAGAAAGTAAAAAGGGGACTTCAAATCTGCATAAACATATGAGAAAATGTTTCAGAGATAGGGTGAGAGACACAGGACAGCAGCCTTCACCATTTGTTGATAGAAGTAATTTAATGTCTAGTATGATTGGCAGCAATTGCATGTTTAACCAAGAAAGGAGTCGTATGGACATTGCAAGAATGGTTATTAAGCACGGATATCCTTTGAATATAGTTGAACATgagttttttgagatttttgtcAGCAATTTGCAGCCAATGTTTGAATTCTATTCACAAGACACTGTTGAGGTTGATGTTCTTGCTGTTtacaaagaagagaaagaaaaacttagCAAATCTTTGGATAATCTATCTCGCCTCTTTAGTTTGACTATTGATTTGCAGTCATATGAGGACAAAAAGGTGACGTACTGTTGCTTGACCCTTCATTTTATTGATGATGGATGggagcagaagaagaagattctTGCTTTCAAGAAACTAGCTTACAATTGTTACACAGGGAATCTGTATGAAGTTATTAGAATTGTGCTTCGAGAGTGGAACATTGATAAGAATGTGCAATTCATCTCCACAAAACTTATTCCTCCAAATGAACAGGTGGTTGGAGAACTAAAAAGTAAGCTTTCTGATGAAGTCTTGCCTCACAGTGGAGATTTGTTCTATACATCTTCCCATGCACAAGTTCTTAGCCTCCTTGTTCAAGATGGATTTGGTGAGATAAGGAGAGTTCTTTATAAGATAAGGCAATCTATTGAATACTTCAATGCAACACCCATTCAGAGACAGAACTTCTGTGAAGTAATTAAGCGATTGAAAGTACAAGATAGTACTATGATTTCTCAAGATGTTCCTACAAGATGGGAAACCACTGTTCTCATGCTTGAACGTGCACTAGAATTACGGGATGTCTTTACTCACCAAGGGCAGGTTGATGACGACTATACAGTGAAACTGTCCACACAGGAATGGGAAATGGCAACTGTCATGTGTGAGTGCTTGAAAGTGTTCCACAAGTCCATATGCAATTTTTCAACAAGCTTAGATGTATATTTTGAGAATATTTGTCAAATCTATAAGAATTTGCACAAATGGGAAAAGAGCGAACATATGTTTATCAAGTCGATGGCAAATAGAATGAAGGTGAAATTTGATGAGTACTGGAGTGAAAATAGTTTGACTTTTGGAATATTAGCAGTTCTTGACCCTCGCTATAAATATGATTTGGTGGAGTATGGGTACGAGCAAATCTACAACAGTGACGCTGAGTTACACTTGTGGAGATTTCGTCATGACCTTAAACGTGTGTACAGTAAATATGCAAGTGGCTCCAACTCTCTGGAGTCATCTGCTCCGACCACTGCTGATATGAGTTGTTCTTCATATAATCTTAACTCTGGTGATAAGTTATGTGGATTTAAACAGTGGCAAAAACATAAATACGATTCCAATATGGGAGACTCCCAAAAGTCTGAACTCGACCAATATTTAGAGGAACCCTCGGTTAATTTGGCTATGGATTCTGACATATTAGGTTGGTGGCGTGCCAATGCTCTAAAATTTCCAACACTAGGGAAAATGGCTCGTGATTTCTTAGCAGTTCCAATATCAGCTATTTTATCGAAGTCAAACTTTAttgatgaaatcatgaaaacGAATCCAGCCATCAGTGGCCTGAACCCTGAGATTGTGGAGGCTTTAGTATGTGGACAGGACTGGCTGGAAAGCCCTAAGAGGAG